The DNA sequence taacatttcagacaagtgtgtgtgtgtgtgtgtgtgtgtgtgtatatatatttctataaataataattcaaataaaTTGCGGTCTAAATACTTTTTTCTTATGGTTCCCCTTCATATATGTTTGTAGAGGTCATCATTGGACTGGCAATATGTGGCTGTCTGCTCTTCCTCTTGGTTTTACTGCTGTTAGTACTGCTGTGCAGGCAAAAAGAGCCAACGGCTGGCTACAGTCATGTCATAAATGAAAGTGACTCCTGACAATCATACCGGCTCCTCCGCAAAGAAGAATTCTGGGACAGTGAAGAGGACCTGTGAGGACACAGCACCAACATATCAAAGAAACTTAAAGCCAATGCAGACAGTCTTCACTCCCTCAGCCCAAaccaactttatttattttaagggaGACATTGATAATGCTTTAAGTACATTCTTACAACTGCAAAACAGAGAAAAGGGAACCAATTGTTGCAGTAGTGTCCATGGTAGTAACACCTCTCTTTATTGGCCGAGAAGTTTACAAAAGTATAAAGGAGGAGCTTCAACTTGACTGCAAAGCTCAGATGAACTTCTGTCCTCTCTGAAGCTCAAGGACTATTGGCGTGCCCTTTTTGTGGGCGTGGCTTATTAGTTCTACTGTTGTTAAGAGCGGTGTACAGTACATTCAGATGGTGCAATTAAATGTTTTCGCGGTAGGTTATGGATATCATTTTAAGGGATTTCACAAAGTTGGACTACTAGACACACATCAAGGCCTTGCATTGTGATAATGTAATGGACTATGCTCATGCTTTTTATGAGATGATTTCTTGTTAATTCACAAAAACAGTGACAGAATAGTTTGATATTTgtaaatttgaaaataacagCGTTTCTTTCCTTCTCTGTTTAAAATTCTGTAACACTGTTGCTGAATGTTCCTGATATCATGTTGTTCCATTCAACATCATGACCACTcgacttaaataaaaaattaaactcaattttgaaaaatattgacaccataaaataataattatcagagttaattaaaaattatattGTTTGATAAAAATGGCAAATAAAGTAGTATGAGGGGAATATTTTCACTCATCATTCATTACAATCATTCCAGTCTTAATGGCCAAACGTATCTGTTATTTTGAATAAATGTTATTGTTTGCATTTTAAGTAGTTGCATTTTTACTTTCTCCCCAGCAAGCATGATGCAATATCATACATTACAAGTTACTATGGCAAAAATGacattaaatcaaatttaggtttattttggctagaattGGATTACTTGTAGTCAGACTATATTGGGTCTGTAGTAAACTTTAGATTGTTGCTTGCTATGTCTGTTCATAGCTCCACTGTTCAGATGGACTTCAAATTTCTGTCCAGaattataataaaatgacatatttaGTATAATCATGTAATgttgtttttcaaaaaaatgcatCTAATAACCAACCAACTTTTGTCCtttcttatttttattgaatGTAAAGGATGGTTGACACAACAATAGTTAAACAAATGCACATCTTTTAATATATCACAAACATACTGTTAAAATGGAGACTTATAATACATATGCATAACAGCACCTTTACAGAGTATTTttaggagctcagatgcaaaagcctctaaacgCAACCTCCATCAAAAATGCGCTCGGCCCATATTATACATACGTCAAATACTTTCACCTCAAATCCACTAAATCCTGGTCTcgggtcattcagaaatactggtttgttgacAGAATCCATAATAAGTGTCTGattaaaatgctaatttacaacatgtcagacacagttaaagtgttttgcatctgagcttttcaTTTATTGTAGAGGAAAAATTGTCTGGCATAGAGGTAACCACATATTCCAAAATTGAGAATTAGTCAGGAACAACCCATACTGGTTTATGCAGGTAGTATGATATAATGCATCAACAGAGTATCAATGTTATATATGCTAAAAGCATTCACAATACAATTCTTTTACACATTTCCCCAAAGGACTAAATTCTTTGTAGTGTAATTGTACTTCTTCATATAGTTTTTTAATAGAAATATTTGTCCACCTATAAGTGAACTTTCATCTGGACCAGTCCAGATCAGTGCATATGTTTGAGAACATCAAATTAACAGTCAGAAAGCACCAATTTACAttaacaacaaacacatattgaGACTCAGTTCAAAAGACATTACCTCATATAATTTTTCTCTTCTCATTGTGTGATTCAATTTCTACATCGTACCACACTTTGTTTTGCAAAATCAGCCTGTTGAAATCTCCTGTGTTTGTactttttctaaaatgtaaatgatgcaaatctgaaatggattataaactttaaatgTTCAGTCTCGTCCCTGTGCACATCCATTACAACAATGTAATGAGACTCAAAGGCAGTTTAAAACACTACACAGTCTAAGCAACATTAAAAACCTTATGGATAACATtaaacacacacgcatacatacgtgcacacaaaaaaaatattcttgCAGTATCTCACACGCTGTTCCTGCTTCAAGCTACTTTGACCTTTAACTTTTACACTCAACATTCAGCTTTCAAAGGTACCATGGGCCACAGCACGAAATTACcatcataaaacaaaaaattcacTGTTATGTAATgatatatgcatgttatctgaGAGAGTGagcaaagaaagagagaaatgtTGATTGTCTGCTCAAGGTCAAAGGTTGGGAGCGTGTGAGGTAACAATCTGATCAGGCGATTGCTTTGGCCTCAGGCAGGAAAGCCTCCCAGCATTTCACAAGCTGGTTGAAGATAAGGTACAATTAACAAATGGCTACGTACTGTAATAgggcaaaacacacacacacacacacacttacccGATGCTGGGTGTGAAGCAGGGACTCAATATATTTCACTATGTGCTGTTTAAAATCTCTGGTTTTCTCTTTCTGCAAAGACAACATCGTAATATTGATGACTTCCATGTATACTTGAATCGATCAGTATATTTAACACTTCACTGAATGCTGATCATCACCCAGTTACCAAAAAAACGATTTCTGAAATGATTTTCTCCCTGCCATCTATCCGACAGCCTCCagcatatttaatattaaagggaTGGACTCTCAAGGCTTTTGCAACATTGTGAATttgactttatttttttgtggtgCCTTACATTTTGTGTCGTAGAGTATAACACAATACATCTTACCTCAAACCTGAGCACTTCTTTGCGCACTGTACAGGTGACTCTTTCAAAATCTCTTTCATACTGACTGACTTTCGACTCCCACTATGCAGAAATACAAAGACAGTCGGCGGTTAACAGCAAATTTGTTACCAGtcttttataatataataataagtatTAGAAAACAATTTATTAATATGAACATTTTAAGATTTGCTTTGTGTTGCCCTAAGGTTCATGCATGATGCATTGTACATTATTAAATGGcttcttgattctgattggtcaaattGCAACATCCAGTGATCAAATATTGTGTGTAATGACCAATAACTAAGTAATTAACTACTGTCACTGCCTGGCAACCAATTTCCAATGCATCTATGCTAGTTGCACATCTCTCGTGTCTTTTTATGATCTTTTTCTTTAaaggttcaatggtatttcatgcattctgacttattaacacagttataaagttgtttcctcatgctaaacgtaggcgaAGTGTCAAAAAaccagttgggcgtgttacagagtatttctgtgccaaatgcacttcggcagggttcgtacaagtttcggaatgtttttttcgattacaggtccagctgacatttcaggggtttctatacgcatcacttctttatatgggcacttcctcCGGAAAActccgcccacccgtcaatcagtgggagacgctagaacttacaaacatcacgtcacgcgacagctttgtataatttcaaaactcaacaatggcatgaaagaagaagtgtgtttttggatgtaaggagaagaaagtcagccttatgaaaacaatggatatagtttattatccggggtagcagcggagttatgcgtgtgtgtttgatgcactggattttcccaaccgggtcatgagttgcatgcaaagtaagacttctgtcttatgttggaaataagcgtgtgcatattatataaacacacatgaacatgtagtgaatcataagttaaacagtgttgtatagtgttgcatgactcgtactcgctcctcccgcggtagtaactcctccttcttcattttttagtacgttatcggaaagagtCTGTAAcgctaattttttttataaatctgattaaactaaagactcttcggagatgtaaaggatgtaatactactctataggtactccagattaacatcagaaatgcagaaacagggTGCGTTATGTGagcttttaatttatttagcaAGACTGCCTCTCTGCTTTATGTCTAATTTAtaaagggataatgtagagccAACCGGTTATCGCAGAATGTGACCCGATCTTTAAaaaccaggctaaagtctcaaaaactagcattaaagtttgattttactcaTTAATTTTGCATTGATTTCAATCtctgacatgaccttactccctcaatattaaatatatcaagattatattgtgtagaaaacagtaaatctacAAAAATTACTTTCACAGACAGAATTACAAATCTTGTCAGTGATCAGGACCTTGTAACAAAGCAGAGAGTATATAGACCCATTTACTGCTTACGTCACATACTAGTGGCTCTAAGCCAAGACACAAACATCAAACGCAATTTGGttaaatttgtaaatgtaatcTGATATACGTTATAAgttgcatatttatatttaatttatttttaagtattaaACTGCACCTGTCTAGATGACTCGTTGTACACAAATGCGGCTGTTGTTATCCGTAAATAACATACCTCAGAATGTTGCAACTGGCCAATAAGAATCAAGAATTCCAGAGCGCTGTGTAATAAAATGCGATGTTGAGCATTTATTCATTGCCTCtactttatttgtttaatgttgACGTTTAACCTCATTTATGTCATCTTTAGCCTGCTGCAGTTTGTCGGGTTTGTTTGCCCAGAGCAGTTTGGCCTCTGCCTCCCGTTTCTTCTGCAGTGTGCTCTGAGCCTCCTGCAGACGCTGCCACACCTTCATCCTCTGCTCGAAACAGCACTGAGGGACACAAAGTAAACAACGTTATCATATCAAACACTTCTATTTTGTAAACATGTTCAGCCAATTATTATGAGCTCAGGTTAGCGTAAGGAGGTTAATTCAAGGCGTTCATGCATCAAGACATTTTCAGGTTCTGACAACAATGGTAACActatgggttcgattcccaagcATACCAATATAATGTGTAGCTTCAATGCACAGTTTAAAGATGAAGAATTTGTCAAATGCGTCTACATGTTATGTAAATGAAATATGCACTAATATTATTTATTCTGATGGATTATGTGGATAAGTGGTTGTGCTCTCCTACCCTCACAGCCCCTAGCAATCTGACATAGTCGGCCATGAGCTCTCCAAGGATGAAGAAATCACTGAAGACTTGTTGCTGGTGGAGCTGCTCCATCTTATCATCCACCTCTGCCAGCTGTGACAGTGCACGAGACAGCGCAGAGTTCTCCTCCACACTGCCCAGCATCGCTACACTTTTACTGAACATCGCTGTGTTATTACACAACTCTATGGGATAGACAGACAGCAGGGTTTACATAAAACAATGGACTTATGGGGTATATACACCAAATGCAAAGCATCgtgttcctcgctctagatcaCTCGCGGGACTTcattttgtgtcatgcaaattttgaGTTGAATTTTTTTGAATAGCATGTTTTCGCAGAAATCGTGTCTGCCAATTTgtgtcatttgcatcgccccgcGCAAGTTTTtgtctattcgcgtctttgcattgactttgtatgcaaTCCACCCACGCAAATCGCTAAATTCGCGCTTGGTTTGTATGCCCCATTAGAAGTATTTTCCACCCCTTGCTTTTCTTTGACATGCTGAGCACATGAatacattattaaaatgtaatttcaagAACTTTTCAAGAGTCTTCAAGACTTTTCTTACTCTTCCACAACTTCTAAACCTAACtttaactgtgggtttacaccagatgcaagttcaacgatttgtgcgagtagattacatacaaagtgaATGCAAGCGTGGGGCGATGTGAATGACGCAATATGGGTGGCGTGTTTGCcatgaaaacacgcgctattcgtctcaaacgcgtcttcgcccaaattgaaaatattaaactcgagcgaaaaatttgcatgacacgaagttaaatcccgcgagtaatctagagcgagcaacgcgatgAACCATAATGCGAATCTGTGATCCtgtagtgttcctgtagctcagttaaGCCCCGCCCCCTTAGTTACATTCCCAGCTGGGACAAACACACGGTTGCTAGCTGTTTTACAATGGGAGCTGTCAGTTTGAAAACCTTGTCCCAGgatatttttgatatattttggaCACTGAAGGACCACCAAGTGGGACTTAAATATGCCAGAGAGGGATACATAAAAGATTTGAATATAAATATGGTGGGAAACAAGATTAATTTGGAAGCGAGGATTTACAGATCACAATGCAAGCGGGAGAAACTTACGCTAATGTTACGGTCATCACGATCGCAGATGACAGGATCAGGATTAACATGTACTGCAGGGTAAGATTAAATCTGCATTCGAGGGCAGGGCTTAGCAATAGGTCAATAGAGATAGAGCGCAACGCATCATAATCttaaaccacgcccaccgggaggaaaacaatccatccgtctccattgactttgtattgcgtgaggctgcctccttgtcatttctggcttataacaaaaaacagaatgggtgggcggggttttcaaATTATAATAAATGCACTAGCAACGTATAGGTCATAGGGGTTAAATTCCAGGGAACATGCATAGTcattaaaaagtattttgttAAACAGTGTAGCATGAAACAGTGTACTTTTTACTCTCACCTTTCCTGTGGTTTACTAATGAGTCAACAGCAGTGTGAAGCCTCCTCAACAGCTGCTCTTCATTCTCCACCTCCTGAAGCTTACTCTCAAACcactgtcacacacacacacaggtgtcAAACTTCTGCAAAATGCAACAGACCAGCTAATAGTGCGAGTATGCAGGAACTGAGATCCTCTTACATTATCTGATTCATTAATTTTAACAGTCATCTTATTCACTGCATCTGATGCTCTGTTTATCATCTTTAACAGGCCAGATCCACTCAAAGTCTGAGTATTCACCGCTCTGGGCAACtaaaacacacgcacacacaattacacaataCAATATTGAACATCTCTCCTAAACTGATATGTCTAAGGTGATGGATTTAATCACCTCATCTCTTTCTAAAAACTCTCGAACATCTGGGTCTTGTAGCAGAGATGGATGGACTACTACCCTCTGCAGATACctgaaaaaaatacaaacagcCAGTTTGTAAATATCAACAGAGAGAAACGAATTGCATGTGTGTGTTAGTGAAAGTGTTCTGGGTGTATTTGTAATAATGCACGAGTTCACCTCTCCAGCGCTGCTCGTCTCTTCTCCACAAACTCTGCTGAGGAGGAATCCTCCTTCCCCACCTTCACTTTAGTCATTCCTGTGACAACAAACCATAAGAATGATTatagggacacttcactttaaaaaaaaagctcatttccagctcccctagagttaaacatttgattcttaccgttttggaatccattcagctgatctccgggtctggcagtaccacttttagcatagcttagcacaatccattgaatctgattagaccattagcattgcgcaaaaaaaaaaccccaaagagtttcgatatttttcctatttaaaaccgacagaaaattaaaagttgtgattttcaaggcagatatgggtaggaactatactctcattctggcgtaataatcaaggactttgctgccgtatcatggctgcaggaggtgcaatgatattacgcactgcccaaaaatagtccccactttcaatagcagggagttattttcaggcgctgcaaaatatcactacgcctgctgcagccatgttacatcagcaaagtcgctgattattacgccagaatgagagtgtagccatatctgcctagaaaatcacaacttttaattttccgtcggttttaaataggaaaaatatcaaaactctttgggggttttttgtgcaatgctaatggtctaatcagattcaatggattatgctaagctatgtggtaccgccagacttggagatcagctgaatggattccaaaacagtaaaaatcaaatgcttaactctaggggagctggaaaaatgagcatatttttaaaaaagtggagtgttcctttaaaggggccatggcacaatacttttttaagatgtaaaataaatcttgtaAGCAAGACCATTTACCCACTACGCTCTTCTGAGGTGGCGGTGGGATGACACAGCCTAGCAAGGAGTGTTTTGCCGAAAGCTTCTCGTAAAGTCCCAGAAAATCGCTGAAACGCCGGCGCACAGAAAACATCTTATTACGAAACATGGGCAATGTAGTCTGAAAAGAGAGAGAAGCACAGAGAGAGCACATAatgttgattaaaaaaaatcaaacaaccTAAATAATGATTAAAGAGAGATTTTTGATAAACCTGAGTTGACACTTTGTAAGACATATAGGCATTCATGCCATCTCCTGCaacacagcaaaaaaaaaaaacagtcacTACACAAAACAAGTGAAAAATGGTCAATACAGACCGGCTTTATTATGCACACATACCAATTTTTTCTGGGTTGGTGACTGCAACGTTCAGCTCAAACTGATCTTGGCTTTCTTCCTCTTCAAGCTGTTAAAATGTACCAGCATGAAGTTAGAATTAAGATtctttataaataattcattaatGCAACTGAAGGCACATGACGGCTCTTGTTTCAGTACCTCCTCCATGGTCTTGTTCACAATACTGGGTTTGTGAATGGAGTTAGGCACATGTATGGTGTTGCATGCCGATGCAGTCGGGCCAATAATCTCTCTTCTGCCTTGACTAGTGGTGTTGGTAAGGGTCAGTTCTACAGTGGCTTCTGCAGACAAGACATCTTTACATGATCAGTGGATGTCTCACTGTTTTACAGACAAAGGAggaatttattatttaaatcaagTGTCTTTATGCATGGATTGCTCAtgaaaaatgaagaaaaaaatacCAGTAAACAGATCCAGTTCTTCGTCAGAGTGAAGACCATTAGTGGTGGTCCTGATGTAAGACCCCTCCTCACTGAAAATATCACCCTCAGGACCCTCATCAGGACCGGATGTGGGTGTGATCGGTATACTCTgcaaaaagattaaaattaagcCATTAATGGCTGACTGTCTATATTAGTTGCTAAATTTCGCTAAGCGATCCGCTATCTTTTGTGTAACGACGCCTTAATATTCACGCTTATACGACTTGGTTAAATTATGATAAACATTTATTCCAAAACAAGTGTCTCACTCTCGCCCCGATAAATATGTCCTCCCCTTCATCATCCTCGTCGCTGTCCGGGACTCGAGGGTCTAATTCAGCCTCCTGGTCTTCGTTGTCGGGAAAAGGAGGAGGATTCCGTCCACAGCTGGCCGACATCGTTTTGCGACCGTTTTGAAGACAATCTACAAGTCAATCCAACTGATCAAGTATTGAATTTGCAGTAATTTCAACCTGGCCGTATGTCACAGGTAATCAGGGATGAAATTTCACTGCTAGGTAACCTCAAACGACTTAAAAACATCCGCGGATCACTCTTCGCTCTCGGGTTCAGAAATGGCGCCGGAGAGACACCTGGTGGCCTGGAGGAGATACTGCATGTACTTTAACTACAAGcatattttaaaggggccatgtcacaagacttttttaagatgtaaaataaatctttggttttccttagagtacacatgtgaagttttggctcaaaataccatatagataatttattatatattatgttaaaattgatactttataggtgtgagcaaaaatgtggtgttttgggtgtgtcctttaaaatgcaaatgagctgatgaaattcaaacactgttcgcaatgatggtggtttgttgttatTGGAACTCAagtgtgctgtgaattattttttctctctgtctttctctttgcactaaatggcagtgccgtggttggatagtgcagattaaggagcagtattattataataagatctccttatgacatcataaggtgagccaaatttcaatgacataCTTTTTCAagtgcttgcagaaaatggtttaccaaaattaagttactgggttgatctttttcacattttctaggttgatagaagcactgggaacccaattatagcaattaaacatgaaaaaaggcagcttttcatgccatggccccttcaAAACACATTGACAAACCATTTCTGTCTCATAATCTACTCTTGAGATAAAAAGCATTACAATAGTCATA is a window from the Misgurnus anguillicaudatus chromosome 21, ASM2758022v2, whole genome shotgun sequence genome containing:
- the snx1b gene encoding sorting nexin-1, giving the protein MSASCGRNPPPFPDNEDQEAELDPRVPDSDEDDEGEDIFIGARSIPITPTSGPDEGPEGDIFSEEGSYIRTTTNGLHSDEELDLFTEATVELTLTNTTSQGRREIIGPTASACNTIHVPNSIHKPSIVNKTMEELEEEESQDQFELNVAVTNPEKIGDGMNAYMSYKVSTQTTLPMFRNKMFSVRRRFSDFLGLYEKLSAKHSLLGCVIPPPPQKSVVGMTKVKVGKEDSSSAEFVEKRRAALERYLQRVVVHPSLLQDPDVREFLERDELPRAVNTQTLSGSGLLKMINRASDAVNKMTVKINESDNWFESKLQEVENEEQLLRRLHTAVDSLVNHRKELCNNTAMFSKSVAMLGSVEENSALSRALSQLAEVDDKMEQLHQQQVFSDFFILGELMADYVRLLGAVRCCFEQRMKVWQRLQEAQSTLQKKREAEAKLLWANKPDKLQQAKDDINEWESKVSQYERDFERVTCTVRKEVLRFEKEKTRDFKQHIVKYIESLLHTQHRLVKCWEAFLPEAKAIA